The Methanosarcina barkeri MS DNA window GAAAAGACTTGAATTTTTCAAGGATTGGACAACGGAGACGCCCACAAAGTCCCTTTCCTTTACATTTAATACACAGTGTTCCATTCACTTTAAATCCGTATCCTCGCAGATGATACAGGCTTTAGCTTCAGGAGCGTTCTTGTATAGCCAGCCGGATTTCTGAACAAACCTGCAAACGTTGCACATGCCATCTACCTTTTCCTGAGAGGATAGGTCTTTATTTAGAAGCACTAATGCAAATTTCCGAATTTCGTTCTGAGTCTCCTCGGAAAAATCAACTTCAGCCCCACGTTTTTCACTCACGTACTGGGATACCGCAGCCCTTGAAAGCTCCAGGATGTCCGCTACATCCTGCTGCGTGCACCCATGCTCAAAGATCATTGTTCTGGAAAGTTCTGCCCTAATTGCGGGCAAGACTTTCTGTACCATAATTTCACATGTTGTTTTCATGGGAGACCAACACCACATAAATCAGGTAAATTTTGAGAGATTCTCTTAACCAGGATTACATCCATAAATTTATCAATTAGTTAGATATCCATATACTTTTGCTTTTTGAGTAGAAGTATCTCTTAATTTACCCAAAACGCATGCTATTTAAATACTGACAAAAATATAGTAATTCCAGACCTGAAAAGTTATTGCTAAATAATATTATTGCTATTTCTCAGACCCGGTTTATTCCTGAACCTCGTCAGGATTTAGTTTTTGATTTGTTCAGCAGAGAAACCCTTTTCCATGAGGACTTCTTTCATGCGGGCCAGGTGATTACCCTGAAGTTCCACAGTATTTCCCTTTACCGTACCGCCGCATGCAAACTTTGATTTAAGATAAGTGGACAGTTCATGAAGATCTATTTCACTTGCGTCGAAACCTTCTACAACGGTAACTTCTTTGCCGTATCTTCTTCTATTTACTTTCACAGTAATTCTCTGTTGCTCTTTTGCAACTTCTTCGCAAATGCAAAGTTCTTTTGGAAGCCCACATACTGGGCACATTCCGCTGCTCATTTGTTGGTATATCCTCCGAATTTGTAATCATTGTATATGTAACTTACATCTAAAAATAACTAGATAGATATAAAGTACTTATCAATGAAGGTATTAAAGCCTAATGGTATTTTACAGGCACTTTATATTGAATTTCAGTTACTAGCCCGAAACTCTTGACAATATAAAAAGCCAATCAGAGCTTTAGTATTGTTTAATTTTTTTATATATTAATATATTCATTTGTAATGTTAGTTTTATAATGTTTACTTATAGAGTAAATTTAACAACATGATCATTGGTGAATAATACAGATCATTACAAACTGCAAGTGAAAAAGCTGGGTATCTGAAAGGAATTCAAAATATTAACGCTTTGGGAAAGGATCTACGCCGAAAAATCAAAGAGCTGAGAAAGCTAAAAAAGCTTAAAATACCTGATTTTGCCGGAAAAAGCCTTTCATACCAGCGACAAGTTAGATATATCTTGAATTTCATCTCTTTCTATAACCTGCTATCACATATATATGCACTTCTATTATATAAATATAGCAGTATAAAAGTATTATACTAATAAATCGGGGGCACCTGATGAACGAATTGAACGATTTAATAGGTTTTGTAAACGGAAACAGTATAAGGCAAAAAGTGCTCTCCTTACTTTCCTCAAAAGGAGAAATGGAAGGAAAAAGAGTATCAAAAACCCTGAGAGTTGCACATCCCACCATTGCAAAAACTCTCGATGAACTTGAACAGAAGGAATTAATTACAAAAAAGGAAGAAATGTACTCCCTTACCGAATCTGGAATAAAAGTGGAAAAAATGATCCAGCAAATATAATTTTAACATATTTCTTTCATCCACTTTATTTTAAATCTTTTTATCCTTAGCTTATTCCAAAATCGATTTCATACTCAATAAAACCGATTTTATTCTCAATCAGTAAAAATTTCAAGATCATTTTTCAGAAAGAAGCCTCAATTGATCGATCATAATATGCAACTCAGAAAAATAACCTTGAACCCTGTATCAATGATCATCATCTTCTTTTCATCCAGTATGATATTCGTGAAAAAATGCAAGAGTAGAAAGCTTGCTATAAGATTTAATAGTCACAGAAATCCAGAAAGAATGAAAAAACTCTATCCTGTAATTCAACTTTCTTGGTTCAGTTCAACATCTTTATTGTAATTCAATACTCTTATGCGTAACCGTTGACTCGTTTGATCACGTCGTTTCAAGGGGCTTTTCGGTCAAGCCTTTTTTAAAAAGGGTTGTACCACAACCGTTACGATGTTGATCTCGTCGTTGCTATGATTTTTCGATAAAACCTTTTCCTAAAAGGTTTTCGGTCAAGCTTTTATTAAAAGGCTTGCTGTCAAGCAGTTTTTTGAAAAGACTTGAGTTAGAAATATTTATTTAATTCTTATCCCTTTATTGCGGCATAAACTGTTAACGCTAATACTGAAACTCTTGAATTTAAGGGAATAATCAATTCTATTAAGAAAAAACCAGAGCTTCGGCATCCAAAAAAGGACTAAGTATCAGAGGCAAGGCAATGTTACCTGAAGAAGACCTTAAGATTATTAAAAAAGAACTGGGGCGAGAGCCCACCCTGGTAGAACAGGGCTGCTTTTTAAACTTATGGAGCGAACACTGTTCCTACCGCTCAAGTGCTCCTCTCCTGAAAACTTTTACCAGTAAGGGCGAAAACGTAATTATTGGCCCTGGGGACGATGCTGCAATTATAAAATTTGATGATGGCTATGTACTTGCCATAGGTATGGAAAGCCATAACCACCCTTCATATGTCGACCCCTACAACGGAGCTGCTACAGGTATAGGAGGCATCGTAAGAGATATAATCTCCATGGGAGCCCGACCAATAGCCCTTATGGACCCACTTTATTTCGGGCCTCTGGACACTCCAAAAAATATGTTTCTCTTTGAACAGATAATTAAGGGAATTGCAGGGTATGGAAACTGCATAGGAGTGCCAGTGGTCAATGGTGAGACTTTCTTTGACCGAAAATACAGTGGAAACCCTCTTGTAAATGTTGTTGCAGTAGGGCTCTGCCGGGAAGATGAGGTCATAACTGCCCGCTCCCAGAAAGCCGGAAACAAACTTGTGCTCGCAGGCTCCAGCACAGGAAAAGACGGACTTGGAGGAGCTTCCTTTGCATCCAGGGACCTTTCCGAATCAGCCGAAGCCGAAGACCGCCCAAGCGTCCAGGTGGGAGATCCGTATACTGAAAAGCTCGTAATCGAAATGACACTGGAAGCCATGGAAAAGGGTTATATAAAATCCTGCAAAGACCTGGGAGCCGCCGGTCTTGGAGGAGCAAGCGCGGAACTGGCTGCAAAGGGAGGACTTGGAGCCTATATTATTGCAGATGCCGTGACCCAGCGCGAACCCAATATGAATGCTTATGAAATCCTGCTTGCAGAATCTCAGGAGCGCATGGTCTTTGAAGTAGCTCCTGAAGACGTTGATGCCGTACTTGCTCTGGTAGCAAAGTACGACCTTAATGGGGCCGTAGTTGGATACTTAACAGAGAAACCAAACTACACGGTTGAGTTCAAAGGGGAAGTCGTTGTAGATATTCCAATTGATTTCCTGACAGGTGGAGCTCCGACCTGTGAGAAATCCTCAGTAGCTCCTGTTCCTCAGGTTGAAGAAAGTAAAGCCCCCGAAACTCCGGAAGACCTTAAGGCAGCCTTCCTGAAAGTTATCTCTTCCTACAATATTGCCTCAAAAGAATGGATCTACAGGCAGTACGACCATGAAGTCCAGTTAAGAACAATTGTCAAACCCGGAGAAGACGCTGGCGTGCTCAAAATAACTGATAAAAAAGGACTCGTACTTTCCTGCGGCTGCCAGCCAAGAGCTACCCTTCTTGACCCCTATAACGGAGGAAAGAATATAGTAATTGAAAACGTCATGAACCTTGCAGTAAAAGGGGCTGAAGGGCTTGCGATTGTAAACTGCCTGAATTTTGGGAACCCGGATCGTCCGGAAATCTACTGGCAACTCAAAAACTCCGTACTTGGGCTTGGAGATGGGGCAAGGGAGCTCTCAATTCCAGTCGTGGGAGGAAATGTTTCCCTGTATAACGAAAGCGATGAATTTAAGACCGCAATTATCCCAACCCCTTCAATAGGAATAATAGGGAAAGTCAACCTTGAGACTCCTCTTCCTTCAAGCTTCTTTGCAAAATCCGGAGACACCATCATCCTGGTAGGAGAGACAACTGCAGATATGGGAGGTTCCGAATACTATGCCTGTTTAGAGGCCCAGAATGCCGGAAAAGTTCCTTCTGTCCCGAAAAATGCTCCTGAGATAATAAAAGCCGTAATCAAAGCTGCAAGGAGCGGAAAACTCAGCTCGGCACACGACCTGTCCCTTGGAGGAATTGCCGCAGGACTTGCGAAGATGTGCAAGAACTACGGTGCAAAAGTAGACCTGAGTGAAGTTTCAGAATTAAAAGCTGAGGAACTATTATTTTCAGAAGCTCCAGCAAGAGCTTTACTTGCTACAGGCGAACCAGAGGCTGTACTTGAAATCCTCAAAGATGTGCCTCATATGATAATCGGCAAAGTCGAAGGCAATTCCCTTGAAGTAAAAGGAAAAGACTTCGAGATTTCCCTCTCCCTCAAAGAAATCTCCGACGCACACAGCAGCCTGACAAGGTTTATGATGAGATAAAGTCCCCGAATTTCTTCACCCGAGTTCCGTCACCCGAGTTCCGTCACCCGAGTCCCGTCTCGGGAGGACGGTGCCCTTTTCGCTTCGCTCAAGAGGGCTGAGAAATATTGTAAATAAGTTTCACGTAAATAAGTTTCACTCAAGTGAAATAACTTACAAAGCTGCGGTTTTTTCGCCCATGCCTTGTTTTTGGAAGCATGAGACTTTCTTTGCTTCCAAGAGATTTTCTTTGCTTCCAATTTAGATGGAATCCCATTCTATCTTACCTTTTAATTTGTTTTTAATTTAAGTTGTTCTTTTTACCCTTGAGTTATTATCAGTATTTTCTGATTCCTTGCAAGTTCAGGTTTGGGCATAAAAAATAGTTTTGAGTTAACCAAAACAATAGTTTTTAGTAGGTTTCCGCACTAGAATACTGTGTTATGAAAGCTGTATGCATCTGTATGGGAGTGCATCTGCCTTACAGTCCTAAGTGGTACTGGCCTGTAGAGGGATTTTTCGGGGTGCCTGAAATGGACCGGTATTTTGACCGGAATAGTATTTTTTCAAAATTTTTAAAAACAAGCCGACAGTTTTTACGTCTTAATGATCTGATTATGGAGTCCATAGAAAGAGGAGGAAAATATTCCTTTGATCTATCCGGACCATTCCTTGGACAGTGTAGATGGGACCCCGAACTTCTCGAATCATTCCGTGAATTTGGGGAAAATGGAGGCGTAGAATTCACAGGGAGCTGCAGTTATCACTCCCTGAGTTCGCTATATCCCGATCTTTCCTGGTTTAAGGAAGAAGTGCTCATGTACAGGGAAATGCTTCGGGAATTACTGGATATTACCCCTAAAACCTTCGTAAACACAGAGCTTCTGTACACCGAAAGAGTAGAGAAGATTCTTACCGACCTGGGTTATAACTGTCTTATCGCCGAGGGGTCCAGGAACCTCATGAACGGATATGACCCTGTACATGTCTTTGAGAACCATCTTCCGACTTTGTTGAGGCATATAAACCTTAGCGAAGACCTTGAACTGCGCTTTTCGGAAAAAAACTGGCAAGGCTATCCTCTTATTCCGGAAAAGTTTGCAGACTGGATTGCCAGCATGGAAGGTGATATCCTGACTCTTTATTTTAATTATACAAGCCTCTGCTTTCACTACAGAAACAAAAGTATGATAGACGATTTTATCAGGATGCTTCCAGAAGCCTTAAAGTCCAGAGGCATTGACATGCTCACACCTTCTGAGGCTGTCAGGAGATTTGAACCCTTAAAACTTCCTACCCTGGGAACAGAACAGACAATCCGATATGGAATAAATAATGCATTAGGTAACCATGCTCAGCAGCTTTA harbors:
- a CDS encoding transcriptional regulator, whose protein sequence is MKTTCEIMVQKVLPAIRAELSRTMIFEHGCTQQDVADILELSRAAVSQYVSEKRGAEVDFSEETQNEIRKFALVLLNKDLSSQEKVDGMCNVCRFVQKSGWLYKNAPEAKACIICEDTDLK
- the yciH gene encoding stress response translation initiation inhibitor YciH → MSSGMCPVCGLPKELCICEEVAKEQQRITVKVNRRRYGKEVTVVEGFDASEIDLHELSTYLKSKFACGGTVKGNTVELQGNHLARMKEVLMEKGFSAEQIKN
- a CDS encoding winged helix-turn-helix domain-containing protein, whose product is MNELNDLIGFVNGNSIRQKVLSLLSSKGEMEGKRVSKTLRVAHPTIAKTLDELEQKELITKKEEMYSLTESGIKVEKMIQQI
- the purL gene encoding phosphoribosylformylglycinamidine synthase subunit PurL, with the translated sequence MLPEEDLKIIKKELGREPTLVEQGCFLNLWSEHCSYRSSAPLLKTFTSKGENVIIGPGDDAAIIKFDDGYVLAIGMESHNHPSYVDPYNGAATGIGGIVRDIISMGARPIALMDPLYFGPLDTPKNMFLFEQIIKGIAGYGNCIGVPVVNGETFFDRKYSGNPLVNVVAVGLCREDEVITARSQKAGNKLVLAGSSTGKDGLGGASFASRDLSESAEAEDRPSVQVGDPYTEKLVIEMTLEAMEKGYIKSCKDLGAAGLGGASAELAAKGGLGAYIIADAVTQREPNMNAYEILLAESQERMVFEVAPEDVDAVLALVAKYDLNGAVVGYLTEKPNYTVEFKGEVVVDIPIDFLTGGAPTCEKSSVAPVPQVEESKAPETPEDLKAAFLKVISSYNIASKEWIYRQYDHEVQLRTIVKPGEDAGVLKITDKKGLVLSCGCQPRATLLDPYNGGKNIVIENVMNLAVKGAEGLAIVNCLNFGNPDRPEIYWQLKNSVLGLGDGARELSIPVVGGNVSLYNESDEFKTAIIPTPSIGIIGKVNLETPLPSSFFAKSGDTIILVGETTADMGGSEYYACLEAQNAGKVPSVPKNAPEIIKAVIKAARSGKLSSAHDLSLGGIAAGLAKMCKNYGAKVDLSEVSELKAEELLFSEAPARALLATGEPEAVLEILKDVPHMIIGKVEGNSLEVKGKDFEISLSLKEISDAHSSLTRFMMR
- a CDS encoding glycoside hydrolase family 57 protein translates to MKAVCICMGVHLPYSPKWYWPVEGFFGVPEMDRYFDRNSIFSKFLKTSRQFLRLNDLIMESIERGGKYSFDLSGPFLGQCRWDPELLESFREFGENGGVEFTGSCSYHSLSSLYPDLSWFKEEVLMYREMLRELLDITPKTFVNTELLYTERVEKILTDLGYNCLIAEGSRNLMNGYDPVHVFENHLPTLLRHINLSEDLELRFSEKNWQGYPLIPEKFADWIASMEGDILTLYFNYTSLCFHYRNKSMIDDFIRMLPEALKSRGIDMLTPSEAVRRFEPLKLPTLGTEQTIRYGINNALGNHAQQLYLRELVRIEEELSGLKENKNYRELKHIFGYLQQSEIFFSMNSENLREGYERAVNYFSILSDFRRAVLEEGA